One segment of Phragmites australis chromosome 13, lpPhrAust1.1, whole genome shotgun sequence DNA contains the following:
- the LOC133888273 gene encoding uncharacterized protein LOC133888273 isoform X3 gives MRKRQRKSRKKKQKPSHRFSPPMAPLPGIVEVRCAGCGETLEVEHGMTEFACPDCGTAQALPPELMPPRPRRALPLPRRGAPFAATPSRVACGGCGAVLSVPHGQGRFACPLCGAELAASHPAAAVTVIALHAAVPITPSRPTLPPGQVRTGLSSQSTHAEPVQKPIHSEQTHGQRPGHSFREEPFSSFRADTGPKIPVAGRLQNEPANPSSRREESRTKPLNETICRPGKKKSIFAAGPESFRARKVQEEHPNQATYASEAQGMPSKSSVDSDKSEGRFPNDTVTMHNKQKTGHVVVPSIIEHEQIKCPNQVVNEQQAGESPNNMVCVDQVQVDFASKAIGSVTKSAKDSKGNQKRKNKSLMNSSNELPHPRRSKRLVKASHDPVDTEPIQRMDASPNQNQSVAPQIERTLADPHPSCPARYQFHHRGSNELDDVDATTPAALDHGTQQDEQFPHSHMYSPETRWALPVPSSNSWHEHEIPQESFSGVDQLDRGYEEVCSVPSETQNQDMNGQLKQEACGDKNRSGQVRLKPHSENLSEHGMQKRNGFTGSSSNDAEHRGDWSFSGTHYQINLSASCSRLPATLPFPAATTLPTITSPSREILPLNCSSPTLPHQQLPSPFYLQDAPCGDVLPGSISNSSKKRRGRAPEKLMEPRKEADRPVLTPSGTDWNVHPPCPKVTNTLSLLIKQNYPGTYVSVDTSGNGQACEHVVYRWHQCPPNTRANILEEFLKRYKWSPDQEEECQKIFDRKAVRQLVNLFCYEKQRVKEELAAKKAKKSSAAYRPPGEMELEEDDGREDSREQQGDESMVVLEHDDPLKWKPFVPGWMKPKWWEMLCDHWAKDEVMKVSYQKRKNRNSGKRPCNTAGSLSMPIHQQLVGMGNGGKLVSDIDSPTKIPSGKGESVDQKACRTEDTEARGTQLGSRPVQGHVKRGRYCGTVGVSKKAQNESLSKSSQVYVSKQEQEPMFTKEQVQEMINQALQGLNEVWEKKFLSLEQKMPSMFVPDGAKESLLAVGRNKQCQLARQDTLGSVDGEKGPAAGDDGDNQDEEQHSS, from the exons ATGAGAAAAAGGCAACGCAAATCgcggaaaaaaaaacaaaaacctaGCCATCGCTTCTCCCCTCCCATGGCGCCGCTGCCGGGGATCGTCGAGGTGCGGTGCGCGGGCTGCGGGGAGACGCTGGAGGTGGAGCACGGCATGACTGAGTTCGCCTGCCCGGACTGCGGCACGGCCCAGGCGCTCCCGCCGGAGCTCATGCCGCCGCGCCCCCGCCGCGCGCTCCCGCTCCCCAGGCGAGGCGCCCCCTTCGCCGCCACGCCCTCCCGCGTCGCATGCGGGGGATGCGGCGCCGTGCTCAGCGTGCCGCACGGCCAGGGGCGCTTCGCCTGCCCGCTCTGCGGCGCCGAGCTCGCGGCCTCCCACCCGGCCGCCGCCGTTACGGTCATCGCGCTGCACGCAGCCGTCCCAATCACCCCTAGTCGCCCGACGCTGCCACCCGGG CAGGTGCGTACTGGGCTTTCAAGTCAATCAACTCATGCAGAGCCGGTTCAAAAGCCCATTCATTCAGAACAGACACATGGACAGCGTCCCGGACATTCTTTTAGAGAGGAACCATTCAGTTCATTTAGAGCTGACACTGGACCAAAAATTCCTGTAGCAGGAAGGCTACAAAATGAGCCTGCTAATCCTTCCTCTCGTAGAGAGGAGTCACGTACTAAGCCACTCAATGAGACTATTTGCAGGCCTGGCAAGAAGAAATCTATATTTGCAGCTGGTCCTGAATCTTTTCGTGCAAGAAAGGTGCAAGAAGAGCATCCTAATCAGGCCACCTATGCATCAGAGGCACAAGGAATGCCTTCAAAGTCTTCAGTTGATTCAGACAAGTCAGAAGGTAGGTTTCCCAATGACACAGTTACAATGCACAACAAGCAGAAAACTGGACATGTGGTTGTTCCTAGTATTATCGAACACGAGCAGATAAAGTGTCCGAATCAAGTTGTCAACGAGCAACAGGCAGGTGAAAGTCCCAATAACATGGTTTGTGTAGACCAGGTGCAAGTGGATTTTGCCAGCAAAGCAATAGGAAGTGTTACAAAGAGTGCAAAAGATAGTAAAGGAAATCAGAAGAGGAAAAATAAGAGTTTAATGAATTCTTCAAATGAGTTACCACATCCCAGGCGTAGTAAGCGCTTGGTAAAGGCATCACACGACCCAGTTGACACTGAGCCTATCCAGAGGATGGATGCTTCCCCAAATCAAAATCAATCTGTAGCTCCACAGATTGAGAGAACCTTAGCTGATCCTCATCCTAGCTGTCCAGCTCGGTACCAATTTCATCATCGCGGATCTAATGAGCTGGACGATGTTGATGCAACTACACCAGCTGCTTTGGATCATGGTACACAGCAAGATGAGCAGTTTCCGCACAGCCATATGTACTCTCCAGAGACTAGGTGGGCACTTCCAGTGCCAAGCTCTAATTCATGGCATGAACATGAGATACCTCAGGAAAGCTTTAGTGGGGTCGACCAGCTTGATAGAGGTTATGAAGAAGTGTGTTCAGTTCCATCAGAGACTCAAAATCAGGATATGAATGGACAACTCAAACAAGAGGCTTGCGGTGACAAGAACCGTTCGGGACAGGTACGACTCAAGCCTCACAGCGAAAACCTTTCAGAACATGGAATGCAAAAAAGGAATGGTTTCACTGGCTCTTCTTCAAATGATGCGGAACATCGTGGAGACTGGTCCTTCTCTGGAACCCACTACCAGATAAACTTGTCTGCTTCATGCAGCCGCCTCCCTGCAACACTGCCATTTCCGGCTGCCACTACATTGCCCACGATCACGTCGCCTTCACGTGAAA TTCTACCACTTAACTGCAGCAGTCCAACATTGCCACACCAACAACTACCATCCCCCTTCTACTTGCAG GATGCGCCTTGTGGTGATGTGCTGCCAGGATCTATTAGTAATTCATCAAAAAAGCGCAGGGGGCGTGCCCCTGAAAAACTAATGGAACCACGCAAAGAAGCTGACAGGCCTGTGTTGACGCCCAGTGGTACTGA CTGGAATGTGCACCCGCCATGTCCTAAGGTAACAAATACCCTCTCCCTTCTTATCAAGCAAAACTATCCTGGGACCTATGTGTCAGTTGATACCAGCGGAAATGGCCAAGCCTGTGAACATGTGGTGTACCGTTGGCACCAATGCCCTCCAAATACAAGGGCTAATATATTGGAAGAATTCCTT AAACGCTACAAGTGGTCCCCCGACCAGGAAGAGGAGTGCCAAAAGATATTTGACCGCAAAGCAGTTAGACAGTTAGTTAATCTCTTTTGCTATGAGAAGCAAAGGGTAAAAGAGGAATTGGCAGCAAAAAAGGCCAAAAAATCTTCTGCGGCTTATAGGCCCCCTGGAGAAATGGAGCTAGAAGAGGACGATGGTAGAGAAGATTCAAGGGAACAGCAAGGAGATGAGTCAATGGTGGTACTTGAGCATGATGATCCGCTGAAATGGAAACCATTCGTCCCTGGATGGATGAAGCCGAAATGGTGGGAAATGTTGTGTGACCATTGGGCCAAAGACGAAGTCATGAAGGTGTCttaccaaaaaagaaagaataggAACTCAGGAAAACGCCCCTGTAATACTGCAGGCTCACTGAGCATGCCAATACATCAGCAGCTTGTG GGCATGGGTAATGGTGGAAAGCTAGTGTCTGATATCGATTCACCCACCAAGATTCCCAGTGGTAAAGGGGAGTCTGTTGACCAGAAGGCATGTCGAACTGAG GATACTGAGGCTAGGGGCACTCAGCTAGGTTCCCGTCCTGTGCAGGGACATGTAAAGCGTGGGAGGTACTGTGGTACTGTTGGTGTCAGCAAGAAGGCCCAGAATGAATCATTGTCAAAATCCTCCCAAGTTTATGTGAGCAAACAGGAACAAGAGCCAATGTTCACAAAAGAGCAGGTGCAAGAGATGATTAATCAAGCCCTGCAAGGGCTAAATGAAGTTTGGGAGAAGAAATTTTTGTCCTTGGAGCAAAAGATGCCCAGCATGTTCGTTCCTGAC GGTGCTAAGGAGTCGTTGTTGGCTGTTGGAAGAAACAAACAGTGCCAACTGGCACGGCAG GATACTTTAGGTTCCGTGGACGGAGAAAAGGGTCCAGCTGCGGGAGATGACGGCGATAACCAGGATGAGGAGCAGCATTCGAGCTGA
- the LOC133888273 gene encoding uncharacterized protein LOC133888273 isoform X1: MRKRQRKSRKKKQKPSHRFSPPMAPLPGIVEVRCAGCGETLEVEHGMTEFACPDCGTAQALPPELMPPRPRRALPLPRRGAPFAATPSRVACGGCGAVLSVPHGQGRFACPLCGAELAASHPAAAVTVIALHAAVPITPSRPTLPPGQVRTGLSSQSTHAEPVQKPIHSEQTHGQRPGHSFREEPFSSFRADTGPKIPVAGRLQNEPANPSSRREESRTKPLNETICRPGKKKSIFAAGPESFRARKVQEEHPNQATYASEAQGMPSKSSVDSDKSEGRFPNDTVTMHNKQKTGHVVVPSIIEHEQIKCPNQVVNEQQAGESPNNMVCVDQVQVDFASKAIGSVTKSAKDSKGNQKRKNKSLMNSSNELPHPRRSKRLVKASHDPVDTEPIQRMDASPNQNQSVAPQIERTLADPHPSCPARYQFHHRGSNELDDVDATTPAALDHGTQQDEQFPHSHMYSPETRWALPVPSSNSWHEHEIPQESFSGVDQLDRGYEEVCSVPSETQNQDMNGQLKQEACGDKNRSGQVRLKPHSENLSEHGMQKRNGFTGSSSNDAEHRGDWSFSGTHYQINLSASCSRLPATLPFPAATTLPTITSPSREILPLNCSSPTLPHQQLPSPFYLQDAPCGDVLPGSISNSSKKRRGRAPEKLMEPRKEADRPVLTPSGTDSWNVHPPCPKVTNTLSLLIKQNYPGTYVSVDTSGNGQACEHVVYRWHQCPPNTRANILEEFLKRYKWSPDQEEECQKIFDRKAVRQLVNLFCYEKQRVKEELAAKKAKKSSAAYRPPGEMELEEDDGREDSREQQGDESMVVLEHDDPLKWKPFVPGWMKPKWWEMLCDHWAKDEVMKVSYQKRKNRNSGKRPCNTAGSLSMPIHQQLVGMGNGGKLVSDIDSPTKIPSGKGESVDQKACRTEDTEARGTQLGSRPVQGHVKRGRYCGTVGVSKKAQNESLSKSSQVYVSKQEQEPMFTKEQVQEMINQALQGLNEVWEKKFLSLEQKMPSMFVPDGAKESLLAVGRNKQCQLARQDTLGSVDGEKGPAAGDDGDNQDEEQHSS, translated from the exons ATGAGAAAAAGGCAACGCAAATCgcggaaaaaaaaacaaaaacctaGCCATCGCTTCTCCCCTCCCATGGCGCCGCTGCCGGGGATCGTCGAGGTGCGGTGCGCGGGCTGCGGGGAGACGCTGGAGGTGGAGCACGGCATGACTGAGTTCGCCTGCCCGGACTGCGGCACGGCCCAGGCGCTCCCGCCGGAGCTCATGCCGCCGCGCCCCCGCCGCGCGCTCCCGCTCCCCAGGCGAGGCGCCCCCTTCGCCGCCACGCCCTCCCGCGTCGCATGCGGGGGATGCGGCGCCGTGCTCAGCGTGCCGCACGGCCAGGGGCGCTTCGCCTGCCCGCTCTGCGGCGCCGAGCTCGCGGCCTCCCACCCGGCCGCCGCCGTTACGGTCATCGCGCTGCACGCAGCCGTCCCAATCACCCCTAGTCGCCCGACGCTGCCACCCGGG CAGGTGCGTACTGGGCTTTCAAGTCAATCAACTCATGCAGAGCCGGTTCAAAAGCCCATTCATTCAGAACAGACACATGGACAGCGTCCCGGACATTCTTTTAGAGAGGAACCATTCAGTTCATTTAGAGCTGACACTGGACCAAAAATTCCTGTAGCAGGAAGGCTACAAAATGAGCCTGCTAATCCTTCCTCTCGTAGAGAGGAGTCACGTACTAAGCCACTCAATGAGACTATTTGCAGGCCTGGCAAGAAGAAATCTATATTTGCAGCTGGTCCTGAATCTTTTCGTGCAAGAAAGGTGCAAGAAGAGCATCCTAATCAGGCCACCTATGCATCAGAGGCACAAGGAATGCCTTCAAAGTCTTCAGTTGATTCAGACAAGTCAGAAGGTAGGTTTCCCAATGACACAGTTACAATGCACAACAAGCAGAAAACTGGACATGTGGTTGTTCCTAGTATTATCGAACACGAGCAGATAAAGTGTCCGAATCAAGTTGTCAACGAGCAACAGGCAGGTGAAAGTCCCAATAACATGGTTTGTGTAGACCAGGTGCAAGTGGATTTTGCCAGCAAAGCAATAGGAAGTGTTACAAAGAGTGCAAAAGATAGTAAAGGAAATCAGAAGAGGAAAAATAAGAGTTTAATGAATTCTTCAAATGAGTTACCACATCCCAGGCGTAGTAAGCGCTTGGTAAAGGCATCACACGACCCAGTTGACACTGAGCCTATCCAGAGGATGGATGCTTCCCCAAATCAAAATCAATCTGTAGCTCCACAGATTGAGAGAACCTTAGCTGATCCTCATCCTAGCTGTCCAGCTCGGTACCAATTTCATCATCGCGGATCTAATGAGCTGGACGATGTTGATGCAACTACACCAGCTGCTTTGGATCATGGTACACAGCAAGATGAGCAGTTTCCGCACAGCCATATGTACTCTCCAGAGACTAGGTGGGCACTTCCAGTGCCAAGCTCTAATTCATGGCATGAACATGAGATACCTCAGGAAAGCTTTAGTGGGGTCGACCAGCTTGATAGAGGTTATGAAGAAGTGTGTTCAGTTCCATCAGAGACTCAAAATCAGGATATGAATGGACAACTCAAACAAGAGGCTTGCGGTGACAAGAACCGTTCGGGACAGGTACGACTCAAGCCTCACAGCGAAAACCTTTCAGAACATGGAATGCAAAAAAGGAATGGTTTCACTGGCTCTTCTTCAAATGATGCGGAACATCGTGGAGACTGGTCCTTCTCTGGAACCCACTACCAGATAAACTTGTCTGCTTCATGCAGCCGCCTCCCTGCAACACTGCCATTTCCGGCTGCCACTACATTGCCCACGATCACGTCGCCTTCACGTGAAA TTCTACCACTTAACTGCAGCAGTCCAACATTGCCACACCAACAACTACCATCCCCCTTCTACTTGCAG GATGCGCCTTGTGGTGATGTGCTGCCAGGATCTATTAGTAATTCATCAAAAAAGCGCAGGGGGCGTGCCCCTGAAAAACTAATGGAACCACGCAAAGAAGCTGACAGGCCTGTGTTGACGCCCAGTGGTACTGA CAGCTGGAATGTGCACCCGCCATGTCCTAAGGTAACAAATACCCTCTCCCTTCTTATCAAGCAAAACTATCCTGGGACCTATGTGTCAGTTGATACCAGCGGAAATGGCCAAGCCTGTGAACATGTGGTGTACCGTTGGCACCAATGCCCTCCAAATACAAGGGCTAATATATTGGAAGAATTCCTT AAACGCTACAAGTGGTCCCCCGACCAGGAAGAGGAGTGCCAAAAGATATTTGACCGCAAAGCAGTTAGACAGTTAGTTAATCTCTTTTGCTATGAGAAGCAAAGGGTAAAAGAGGAATTGGCAGCAAAAAAGGCCAAAAAATCTTCTGCGGCTTATAGGCCCCCTGGAGAAATGGAGCTAGAAGAGGACGATGGTAGAGAAGATTCAAGGGAACAGCAAGGAGATGAGTCAATGGTGGTACTTGAGCATGATGATCCGCTGAAATGGAAACCATTCGTCCCTGGATGGATGAAGCCGAAATGGTGGGAAATGTTGTGTGACCATTGGGCCAAAGACGAAGTCATGAAGGTGTCttaccaaaaaagaaagaataggAACTCAGGAAAACGCCCCTGTAATACTGCAGGCTCACTGAGCATGCCAATACATCAGCAGCTTGTG GGCATGGGTAATGGTGGAAAGCTAGTGTCTGATATCGATTCACCCACCAAGATTCCCAGTGGTAAAGGGGAGTCTGTTGACCAGAAGGCATGTCGAACTGAG GATACTGAGGCTAGGGGCACTCAGCTAGGTTCCCGTCCTGTGCAGGGACATGTAAAGCGTGGGAGGTACTGTGGTACTGTTGGTGTCAGCAAGAAGGCCCAGAATGAATCATTGTCAAAATCCTCCCAAGTTTATGTGAGCAAACAGGAACAAGAGCCAATGTTCACAAAAGAGCAGGTGCAAGAGATGATTAATCAAGCCCTGCAAGGGCTAAATGAAGTTTGGGAGAAGAAATTTTTGTCCTTGGAGCAAAAGATGCCCAGCATGTTCGTTCCTGAC GGTGCTAAGGAGTCGTTGTTGGCTGTTGGAAGAAACAAACAGTGCCAACTGGCACGGCAG GATACTTTAGGTTCCGTGGACGGAGAAAAGGGTCCAGCTGCGGGAGATGACGGCGATAACCAGGATGAGGAGCAGCATTCGAGCTGA
- the LOC133888273 gene encoding uncharacterized protein LOC133888273 isoform X2, with protein MRKRQRKSRKKKQKPSHRFSPPMAPLPGIVEVRCAGCGETLEVEHGMTEFACPDCGTAQALPPELMPPRPRRALPLPRRGAPFAATPSRVACGGCGAVLSVPHGQGRFACPLCGAELAASHPAAAVTVIALHAAVPITPSRPTLPPGVRTGLSSQSTHAEPVQKPIHSEQTHGQRPGHSFREEPFSSFRADTGPKIPVAGRLQNEPANPSSRREESRTKPLNETICRPGKKKSIFAAGPESFRARKVQEEHPNQATYASEAQGMPSKSSVDSDKSEGRFPNDTVTMHNKQKTGHVVVPSIIEHEQIKCPNQVVNEQQAGESPNNMVCVDQVQVDFASKAIGSVTKSAKDSKGNQKRKNKSLMNSSNELPHPRRSKRLVKASHDPVDTEPIQRMDASPNQNQSVAPQIERTLADPHPSCPARYQFHHRGSNELDDVDATTPAALDHGTQQDEQFPHSHMYSPETRWALPVPSSNSWHEHEIPQESFSGVDQLDRGYEEVCSVPSETQNQDMNGQLKQEACGDKNRSGQVRLKPHSENLSEHGMQKRNGFTGSSSNDAEHRGDWSFSGTHYQINLSASCSRLPATLPFPAATTLPTITSPSREILPLNCSSPTLPHQQLPSPFYLQDAPCGDVLPGSISNSSKKRRGRAPEKLMEPRKEADRPVLTPSGTDSWNVHPPCPKVTNTLSLLIKQNYPGTYVSVDTSGNGQACEHVVYRWHQCPPNTRANILEEFLKRYKWSPDQEEECQKIFDRKAVRQLVNLFCYEKQRVKEELAAKKAKKSSAAYRPPGEMELEEDDGREDSREQQGDESMVVLEHDDPLKWKPFVPGWMKPKWWEMLCDHWAKDEVMKVSYQKRKNRNSGKRPCNTAGSLSMPIHQQLVGMGNGGKLVSDIDSPTKIPSGKGESVDQKACRTEDTEARGTQLGSRPVQGHVKRGRYCGTVGVSKKAQNESLSKSSQVYVSKQEQEPMFTKEQVQEMINQALQGLNEVWEKKFLSLEQKMPSMFVPDGAKESLLAVGRNKQCQLARQDTLGSVDGEKGPAAGDDGDNQDEEQHSS; from the exons ATGAGAAAAAGGCAACGCAAATCgcggaaaaaaaaacaaaaacctaGCCATCGCTTCTCCCCTCCCATGGCGCCGCTGCCGGGGATCGTCGAGGTGCGGTGCGCGGGCTGCGGGGAGACGCTGGAGGTGGAGCACGGCATGACTGAGTTCGCCTGCCCGGACTGCGGCACGGCCCAGGCGCTCCCGCCGGAGCTCATGCCGCCGCGCCCCCGCCGCGCGCTCCCGCTCCCCAGGCGAGGCGCCCCCTTCGCCGCCACGCCCTCCCGCGTCGCATGCGGGGGATGCGGCGCCGTGCTCAGCGTGCCGCACGGCCAGGGGCGCTTCGCCTGCCCGCTCTGCGGCGCCGAGCTCGCGGCCTCCCACCCGGCCGCCGCCGTTACGGTCATCGCGCTGCACGCAGCCGTCCCAATCACCCCTAGTCGCCCGACGCTGCCACCCGGG GTGCGTACTGGGCTTTCAAGTCAATCAACTCATGCAGAGCCGGTTCAAAAGCCCATTCATTCAGAACAGACACATGGACAGCGTCCCGGACATTCTTTTAGAGAGGAACCATTCAGTTCATTTAGAGCTGACACTGGACCAAAAATTCCTGTAGCAGGAAGGCTACAAAATGAGCCTGCTAATCCTTCCTCTCGTAGAGAGGAGTCACGTACTAAGCCACTCAATGAGACTATTTGCAGGCCTGGCAAGAAGAAATCTATATTTGCAGCTGGTCCTGAATCTTTTCGTGCAAGAAAGGTGCAAGAAGAGCATCCTAATCAGGCCACCTATGCATCAGAGGCACAAGGAATGCCTTCAAAGTCTTCAGTTGATTCAGACAAGTCAGAAGGTAGGTTTCCCAATGACACAGTTACAATGCACAACAAGCAGAAAACTGGACATGTGGTTGTTCCTAGTATTATCGAACACGAGCAGATAAAGTGTCCGAATCAAGTTGTCAACGAGCAACAGGCAGGTGAAAGTCCCAATAACATGGTTTGTGTAGACCAGGTGCAAGTGGATTTTGCCAGCAAAGCAATAGGAAGTGTTACAAAGAGTGCAAAAGATAGTAAAGGAAATCAGAAGAGGAAAAATAAGAGTTTAATGAATTCTTCAAATGAGTTACCACATCCCAGGCGTAGTAAGCGCTTGGTAAAGGCATCACACGACCCAGTTGACACTGAGCCTATCCAGAGGATGGATGCTTCCCCAAATCAAAATCAATCTGTAGCTCCACAGATTGAGAGAACCTTAGCTGATCCTCATCCTAGCTGTCCAGCTCGGTACCAATTTCATCATCGCGGATCTAATGAGCTGGACGATGTTGATGCAACTACACCAGCTGCTTTGGATCATGGTACACAGCAAGATGAGCAGTTTCCGCACAGCCATATGTACTCTCCAGAGACTAGGTGGGCACTTCCAGTGCCAAGCTCTAATTCATGGCATGAACATGAGATACCTCAGGAAAGCTTTAGTGGGGTCGACCAGCTTGATAGAGGTTATGAAGAAGTGTGTTCAGTTCCATCAGAGACTCAAAATCAGGATATGAATGGACAACTCAAACAAGAGGCTTGCGGTGACAAGAACCGTTCGGGACAGGTACGACTCAAGCCTCACAGCGAAAACCTTTCAGAACATGGAATGCAAAAAAGGAATGGTTTCACTGGCTCTTCTTCAAATGATGCGGAACATCGTGGAGACTGGTCCTTCTCTGGAACCCACTACCAGATAAACTTGTCTGCTTCATGCAGCCGCCTCCCTGCAACACTGCCATTTCCGGCTGCCACTACATTGCCCACGATCACGTCGCCTTCACGTGAAA TTCTACCACTTAACTGCAGCAGTCCAACATTGCCACACCAACAACTACCATCCCCCTTCTACTTGCAG GATGCGCCTTGTGGTGATGTGCTGCCAGGATCTATTAGTAATTCATCAAAAAAGCGCAGGGGGCGTGCCCCTGAAAAACTAATGGAACCACGCAAAGAAGCTGACAGGCCTGTGTTGACGCCCAGTGGTACTGA CAGCTGGAATGTGCACCCGCCATGTCCTAAGGTAACAAATACCCTCTCCCTTCTTATCAAGCAAAACTATCCTGGGACCTATGTGTCAGTTGATACCAGCGGAAATGGCCAAGCCTGTGAACATGTGGTGTACCGTTGGCACCAATGCCCTCCAAATACAAGGGCTAATATATTGGAAGAATTCCTT AAACGCTACAAGTGGTCCCCCGACCAGGAAGAGGAGTGCCAAAAGATATTTGACCGCAAAGCAGTTAGACAGTTAGTTAATCTCTTTTGCTATGAGAAGCAAAGGGTAAAAGAGGAATTGGCAGCAAAAAAGGCCAAAAAATCTTCTGCGGCTTATAGGCCCCCTGGAGAAATGGAGCTAGAAGAGGACGATGGTAGAGAAGATTCAAGGGAACAGCAAGGAGATGAGTCAATGGTGGTACTTGAGCATGATGATCCGCTGAAATGGAAACCATTCGTCCCTGGATGGATGAAGCCGAAATGGTGGGAAATGTTGTGTGACCATTGGGCCAAAGACGAAGTCATGAAGGTGTCttaccaaaaaagaaagaataggAACTCAGGAAAACGCCCCTGTAATACTGCAGGCTCACTGAGCATGCCAATACATCAGCAGCTTGTG GGCATGGGTAATGGTGGAAAGCTAGTGTCTGATATCGATTCACCCACCAAGATTCCCAGTGGTAAAGGGGAGTCTGTTGACCAGAAGGCATGTCGAACTGAG GATACTGAGGCTAGGGGCACTCAGCTAGGTTCCCGTCCTGTGCAGGGACATGTAAAGCGTGGGAGGTACTGTGGTACTGTTGGTGTCAGCAAGAAGGCCCAGAATGAATCATTGTCAAAATCCTCCCAAGTTTATGTGAGCAAACAGGAACAAGAGCCAATGTTCACAAAAGAGCAGGTGCAAGAGATGATTAATCAAGCCCTGCAAGGGCTAAATGAAGTTTGGGAGAAGAAATTTTTGTCCTTGGAGCAAAAGATGCCCAGCATGTTCGTTCCTGAC GGTGCTAAGGAGTCGTTGTTGGCTGTTGGAAGAAACAAACAGTGCCAACTGGCACGGCAG GATACTTTAGGTTCCGTGGACGGAGAAAAGGGTCCAGCTGCGGGAGATGACGGCGATAACCAGGATGAGGAGCAGCATTCGAGCTGA